The following are encoded together in the Acidobacteriota bacterium genome:
- a CDS encoding DUF485 domain-containing protein, translating into MSDSASRLVTLSAARWRLSVLVTAAMTLIYVAFILLIAFNKELLGTVLVPGLSVGILLGVFVILSAMALILVYVRWTNTHYDDAVASIRKAHMEGR; encoded by the coding sequence ATGAGCGATTCGGCCTCCCGCCTCGTCACCCTGTCCGCCGCCCGTTGGCGACTGTCGGTCCTCGTCACGGCGGCGATGACCCTCATTTACGTCGCCTTCATCCTGCTGATCGCCTTCAACAAGGAACTGCTCGGCACGGTGCTCGTCCCGGGGCTGAGCGTCGGCATCCTGCTCGGGGTGTTCGTGATCCTCTCGGCCATGGCGCTGATCCTGGTCTACGTGCGCTGGACCAACACGCACTATGACGATGCGGTAGCGTCCATTCGCAAGGCCCACATGGAGGGCCGCTGA